The nucleotide sequence TCTTGACCATCCCGCGCACGGCGGGGGTGTCGCTGACTTCACGGCTGTCGCCGATTTTCCTGAGGCCCAGCGCCTGAACGGTCTTGACCTGATTGCCAGGGCGACCGATCACGCTGCGCACGAGTTTGATCTTCACTGGGTACCTCCCATCGCCGCCTGACCCTCACTGGCTTCGCTGGCAGCGCTGCGGCCCATGGGCGCTTCGGTGCCGCGCAGAGCACGGACCTGCTTGGCGGTGCGCAGGTTCTTGAAGCCGTCGAACACGGCGTAGGCGACGTTCACCTTGTTGCGGCTGCCGAGTTCCTTGGACAGCATGTTGGTGATGCCGGCAAGTTCGGCGATCGAGCGGGGCACGGTGCCCGCGATCACGCCGGTACCGGGGCCTGCGGGCTTGAGCAGCACGCGGCTGGTGCTGTTTTCGCCCACGATTTCGTGGGGAATGGTGCCGTTTTCCACGGGCACGGTGATCATGTTCTTGCGGGCCACGGCTTTCGCCTTTTCGATAGCGACCGGCACTTCCTTGGCCTTGCCGATGCCCATGCCCACGCGACCGTTGCGGTCGCCGAGGATCACGAGGGCGGCGAAGCGGAAGCGGCGCCCGCCCTGGTAGGTCTTGGAGGTGCGGTTGACGAAGAGCATCTTCTCTTCGAACTCGCTGCTCTCCATACGGTCGTTGCGACGGTTAGAAGTCAAGGCCACCCTCCCGCGCGGCGTCAGCCAGCGCCTTCACGCGTCCGTGGTACTTGTACGAACCACGGTCAAAAACAACCTGCTTGATGCCCTTTTCCTGGGCGGCCTGGGCGAGTGCCTTGCCCACAGCGGCGGCGGTGTCGGTCTTGTTGCCCGACTTCAGGGCGGCGCTGCTGGCGGCAGCGAGGGTCTGGCCCTGGCTGTCGTCGATGATCTGGGCGTAGATGTGCTTGCTGGAACGGTAGACGCTCAGGCGCGGGCGGCCACTGGCGACAGTGGTCGTGCGTACCTTGCGGCGGGTCCGCAGCTTGCGACGGATGGTCGTAGCGGTGGCCATTATTTCTTCCCTTTCCCGCCGGTCGCACCAGCTTTACCGGCCTTGAGCGAGATCTGTTCGCCGACGAAACGCACACCCTTGCCGTGGTAGGCGTCGGGTTTACGCACCTTGCGGACGTTGGCCGCAACCTGACCGACGAGCTGCTTGTCGATGCCGCTCACGTCGATGCGGGTCGGCTCGGGCACAGCGAAGGTCACGCCCGCGGGGGGGTCGATCACGACGGGGTGGCTGTAACCGATGGTCAGTTCGAGCGCCTTGCCCGCGAGCTTGGCACGGAAACCCACGCCACGCAGTTCGAGGTTGATGGTGTAGCCGTCGCTCACACCTTTCACGGCGTTGGCGACCAGGGTGCGGGTCAGGCCGTGCAGGGCGCGGTGCTTCTGGGCGTCGCTGGGACGCTCGACGATCAGCTGATCGCCGTCTTGCTTGATGCTGAGTTCCGTGTTGTAGGGAACCGTCAGCTCACCTTTGGGACCCTTGACGCTGAACACGCCGTCCTGGGCGTTCACGGTCACGCCGCTGGGCACGGCGATGGGTTGTCTACCGATACGGGACATCTTGTCCTCCTTCTTCCTTAAGCCGCGCTGCTCAGGCAGGCGGGGTCAGGTCTAAGCGTCCTGCCAGGAACATTCTGGACAGGTGCGGTCTGGGCAGGTGCGTCCTGGAATTACCAGAGGACGCAGATGACTTCGCCGCCCACACCTTGCTGGCGGGCTTCACGGTCAGGCAGCAGGCCCTTGCTGGTGGACACCACAGCCACACCCAGGCCGCGCTGAATGCGGGGCAGGTTCTCGGCGCTGACATAAGCGCGGCGGCCAGGGCGGCTGATGCGCTCGATGTGCTTGATGACCTGCTCGCGCTTGTCACCGTACTTGAGGGTCACGCGCAGCACGTCGAACTTCTGGCCTTCGGGACGGGTGCGCTCAACGCTCTGAACGTAGCCTTCGCGTACGAGCAGCTTGGCGAGTTCTTCCTTGAACTTGGAAGCCGGGATGTCCACGGTTTCCTTATGCGTGCGCGTCGCGTTGCGGATGCGCGTCAGCATATCTGCGATGGGATCACTCAACATGATGCCTCCAGGGGCATGTTGGCGGGGGCAAAAGTGCCCCGCAATTGGCCCGGGTATCGGCCCTTGCGGGCGACTTCGGGTCAGGCTTCCCTCTCGAAAATGGGCGGAACAGTCGGTGACCGCGCCACGCTTCTTCTGTTGGGCTTGTTCCCAGTTCCGGACGATGACCACGGCTTGTCGGGTGGTTCGTATCCGGCAGGGCACGGACAGGGACCGGCACGGGGCCGGAACTCAGAGGACGGACCTTACCAGCTGGCTTTCTTGACGCCGGGCAGTTCGCCGCGGTGGGCCATTTCGCGCAGCACGATGCGGCTCACGCCGAAAAACCGGACGTAGCCACGGGGACGGCCCGTGAACTCGCAGCGGTTGTGCAGCCGGGTGGGGCTGGCGTCGCGCGGCAGCTGGCTCAGGCCGTAGTAGTCGCCCGCAGCCTTGAGTTCAGCGCGCTTGGCGGCGTACTTGGCCACCGTCTTTTCGCGCTGCTTCTGCTTGGCAAGCTTGCTCTTGTTCGCCATGCTTTTTCTCCTTGGCGGGGAAAGTCCGCCTGGAAGCTGCGCGGATGTCTCCGAGTCGCAGCCGCATCTTCCAACCAGTCACCCCGTGAAGAGTTCACAGGGAAGATGCACAAATAGGGATGATAGCAGACCGCGCGCGGGCCGTCTATGACCTGCAAAGTGTGCCTGGGCCGCTGTTCCGGTGCGCCTGCCCCCAGCCCCCGCGGTGGACCCCTTGACAGATTTCGAAGCGCTGAGTAAATTAACTGAGCCTGAAACGCGCTGAGCGCGAAAGTGAGCAGCGAAAGACCATGCCGAGGTGGCGGAATTGGTAGACGCACTAGTTTCAGGGACTAGCGCCGCGAGGTGTGTGGGTTCAAATCCCATCCTCGGCACCAGAAGACTCCAGCAGAAATGCTGGGGTTTTTCTTTTGGCTTTCCCGCGGAATCCTCACCAGCTTACTCGACTTTAGACCGCGCGCCCGATAAAATGGCGGAGGAAGTTGAGAACCATTCTCAAAAAGAATTCTCGCTGAAGGAGCCGCTATGACCCAACCTCACCAGATCGAAATCCGCAACCTGCACGCCACCGTCGGCGACAAGGAGATTCTCAAGGGCATCAACCTCGTGGTGCCGCGCGGCGAACTGCACGCCATCATGGGGCCGAACGGCAACGGCAAGAGCACCCTCGCCAAGGTGATCGTCGGTGACCCCGAGTACACCGTCACCGAGGGCGAAGTGCTGGTGGACGGCCAGAACATCCTGGAAATGGAACCCGACGAACGCGCCCGCCTCGGCGTGTTCCTGGCCTTCCAGTACCCGGTCGAGATTCCCGGCGTGACCATCGCCAACTTCCTGCGCCTGGCGATGCAGGCCCGCAAAGGTGAGGGTGAAGAGGTCAGCTTTACCGAGTTCTACGGCAAGCTGAAGAAGGCCCTGGACGTACTGGAATGGGACGAAAGCATCGTGGAGCGCTACCTGAACGAAGGGATGTCGGGCGGCGAGAAGAAGCGCAACGAAATCCTTCAAATGCTGATGCTGGAACCCAACTACATCATCATGGACGAGACCGACTCGGGCCTGGACGTGGACGCGCTCAAGATCGTCGCCAAGGGCGTGAACTCCATGCGCGGCGAGAACCTGGGCGGCCTCATCATCACCCACTACCAGCGCCTGCTGGACTACATCGTTCCCGACCAGGTTCACATCATCGTGAACGGTCGCGTCGTCGAGTCGGGCGGCCCCGAGCTGGCCAAGAAGCTGGACGCCGAAGGCTACGACTGGGTGAAAGAGCTGGCGACGGCTTAAAAACGCAGAAGGCTGAAAGCAGATGGCAAAAGGCCATCTAATGCTTCGGCTTTAGCATCTTTGCCTTCTGCCTCTGGCCTTCCGCCTTCTGCACCTTTCAAGGAGTCCAAATGACTGTCAATCCCGAAGCAAGTCAGATCAACAAAGAGTACGAGTACGGCTGGAGCAACCCCGAAAAGTACGCCATCAAGGCGCCCAAGGGCCTGAGCCGCGAAGTCGTGGAGATGATCAGCAAGGCCAAGGACGAGCCGCAGTGGATGCTGGACTTCCGCCTCAAGGCGCTGGAGATCTTCTACAGCAAGCCCATGCCCACCTGGGGCGCTGACCTGAGCGGCCTGAACCTCGACGAGATCTACTACTACATCAAGCCCGAAGGCTTCAACGCCCGCTCGTGGGATGACGTGCCCGAGGACGTGAAAGTCACCTTCGAGCGCCTGGGCATCCCCGAGGCCGAACGCGCTGCGCTGGCCGGCGTGGGCGCGCAGTACGAGAGTGAAATGGTGTACCACAACCTCAAAGAGGAGTGGGAGAAGCTCGGCGTGGTGTTCCTGTCCATCGAGGACGGCATGCGCCAGTACCCCGACCTGTTCCGCGAGCACTTCGCCACCATCGTGCCGCCCGAGGACAACAAGTTCGCGGCGGTCAACTCGGCGGTGTGGTCGGGCGGCTCGTTCGTGTACGTGCCCAAGGGCGTCAAGGTGGATATTCCCCTCCAGACGTACTTCCGCATCAACGCCGAGAGCAGCGGCCAGTTCGAGCGCACCCTCATCATCATCGATGAGGGCGCGCAGGCCCACTACATCGAGGGCTGCACCGCGCCCGCCTACAACGCCGACTCCTTCCACTCCGGCGTGATCGAGATCGTGGTGAAGGAAGGCGCACGCTTCCGCTACTCCACCATTCAGAACTGGAGCCACAACGTCTACAACCTGGTGACCCAGCGCGCCGCCGTGTATGGCAATGGCGTGATGGAGTGGGTGGACGGCAACCTGGGCAGCAAGGTGACCATGAAGTACCCCGCCTGCTACCTCCTCGAAGAAGGCGCACGGGGCGAGGTGCTGAGCATCGCCATGGCCGGACGCGGGCAGCACCAGGACGCGGGCGCGAAAATCGTCCACTTCGCCCCGCACACCAGCGGCACGATCGTGTCCAAGAGCATTTCCAAGGACTCGGGCCGCAGCTCTTACCGTGGCCTCGTGAAGATCTACGAAGGCGCGAAGGGCAGCAAGACCAACGTGGAATGTGACGCGCTGCTGCTGGATGAAGAAGCCCGCACCGACACTTACCCCTACATCGAGATTGAAGAAAAAGACGCCAGCGTGGGCCACGAAGCCACGGTGTCCAAAATCAACGACGAGCAGATCCTGTACCTGCAAAGCCGGGGCCTGAGCGAAGACGAAGCGGCGGGCCTGATCGTGCGCGGCTTCATTGAGCCGATTGCCAAGGAACTGCCGCTTGAATACGCGGTGGAGCTGAACCGCCTGATTGAGCTTGAGATGGAAGGGAGCGTCGGGTAATCCATGACCAAATTCACCGAACAGTTGCAACAGACGGGCGGCCCCGAGTGGCTGACCGCCAAGCGCCAGGAATCGCTTGACCTGTTCACGTCGCTGGACGTGCCCAGCGAGGGCGTGGAAGCCTGGAAATACACCCGCGTGGACGTGGATTTCGACGCGCTGCAACCCCACCCCAAGCGCGAGAGCATCAGCGACAAGGCCAAGCTGCCCCAGAGCGTGCAAAAGCGCCTGAGCAGCACCGATGCCGGGGCGTTCCTGGTGTTCGACGGGCCGGACGTGGTGTACCGCACCGAACTGCCCGCCGACCTGACCGCGAAGGGCGTGATTTTCACCGACCTGAAAACGGCGGTGGAGCAGCACGCCGATAAGGTGCAGCAGTACCTCTATTCGGTCGTGCCCGCCGAAGTGCCCGACGACACCACCATTGCGGCCCCCGGTACCACGCCGAGCAAGTCGCCCGACCCCAGCGAGGGCAAGTTCTCGGCGCTGGCGGCGGCCCTGTGGACAAACGGCGCGTTCGTGTACGTGCCGCGCGGCGTGGAAGTGGAGTTGCCCCTCGGCTCCTTCCGCGTGATGAGCGAGGCCGGGACGTACACCGCGACCCGCACGCTGGTCGTGGCCGAGGAAAACAGCCAGGTCACGTTCATCGACGAGCAGGACAGTGAGGAGCTCCCCAGCACCTACGCCATCGGCGCGGTGGAACTGGTTGTCAAGTCGGGCGCGCGTCTGCGTTACGTCTCCATCCAGAACTGGGGCAAGGGCGTGACCCACATCCAGCGTCAGCGCGGCGACGTGGAGCGCGACGGCACGCTGAACAGCCTGGTCGTGACGATGGGCGGGACGCTGAGCCGCACCGAGATGCAGAGCTACCTGCGAGGTC is from Deinococcus wulumuqiensis R12 and encodes:
- the sufB gene encoding Fe-S cluster assembly protein SufB, which encodes MTVNPEASQINKEYEYGWSNPEKYAIKAPKGLSREVVEMISKAKDEPQWMLDFRLKALEIFYSKPMPTWGADLSGLNLDEIYYYIKPEGFNARSWDDVPEDVKVTFERLGIPEAERAALAGVGAQYESEMVYHNLKEEWEKLGVVFLSIEDGMRQYPDLFREHFATIVPPEDNKFAAVNSAVWSGGSFVYVPKGVKVDIPLQTYFRINAESSGQFERTLIIIDEGAQAHYIEGCTAPAYNADSFHSGVIEIVVKEGARFRYSTIQNWSHNVYNLVTQRAAVYGNGVMEWVDGNLGSKVTMKYPACYLLEEGARGEVLSIAMAGRGQHQDAGAKIVHFAPHTSGTIVSKSISKDSGRSSYRGLVKIYEGAKGSKTNVECDALLLDEEARTDTYPYIEIEEKDASVGHEATVSKINDEQILYLQSRGLSEDEAAGLIVRGFIEPIAKELPLEYAVELNRLIELEMEGSVG
- the rpsN gene encoding 30S ribosomal protein S14 produces the protein MANKSKLAKQKQREKTVAKYAAKRAELKAAGDYYGLSQLPRDASPTRLHNRCEFTGRPRGYVRFFGVSRIVLREMAHRGELPGVKKASW
- the rplF gene encoding 50S ribosomal protein L6, whose translation is MSRIGRQPIAVPSGVTVNAQDGVFSVKGPKGELTVPYNTELSIKQDGDQLIVERPSDAQKHRALHGLTRTLVANAVKGVSDGYTINLELRGVGFRAKLAGKALELTIGYSHPVVIDPPAGVTFAVPEPTRIDVSGIDKQLVGQVAANVRKVRKPDAYHGKGVRFVGEQISLKAGKAGATGGKGKK
- the sufD gene encoding Fe-S cluster assembly protein SufD — encoded protein: MTKFTEQLQQTGGPEWLTAKRQESLDLFTSLDVPSEGVEAWKYTRVDVDFDALQPHPKRESISDKAKLPQSVQKRLSSTDAGAFLVFDGPDVVYRTELPADLTAKGVIFTDLKTAVEQHADKVQQYLYSVVPAEVPDDTTIAAPGTTPSKSPDPSEGKFSALAAALWTNGAFVYVPRGVEVELPLGSFRVMSEAGTYTATRTLVVAEENSQVTFIDEQDSEELPSTYAIGAVELVVKSGARLRYVSIQNWGKGVTHIQRQRGDVERDGTLNSLVVTMGGTLSRTEMQSYLRGQGADSEMLALYFASEDQHFDHYTLQHHAAAHAHSDLLYKGVNSDESVGVFSGMIKVDLNAQKTDAYQKHRTLMLSSEARNFSVPQLEINANDVRCSHGSTTGPVDQEALFFLRSRGISKELAEKMLVTAFLEDVLSRVPLQSVVKYIEGIIAEKVGAA
- the rpsH gene encoding 30S ribosomal protein S8, which translates into the protein MLSDPIADMLTRIRNATRTHKETVDIPASKFKEELAKLLVREGYVQSVERTRPEGQKFDVLRVTLKYGDKREQVIKHIERISRPGRRAYVSAENLPRIQRGLGVAVVSTSKGLLPDREARQQGVGGEVICVLW
- the rpsE gene encoding 30S ribosomal protein S5 — protein: MTSNRRNDRMESSEFEEKMLFVNRTSKTYQGGRRFRFAALVILGDRNGRVGMGIGKAKEVPVAIEKAKAVARKNMITVPVENGTIPHEIVGENSTSRVLLKPAGPGTGVIAGTVPRSIAELAGITNMLSKELGSRNKVNVAYAVFDGFKNLRTAKQVRALRGTEAPMGRSAASEASEGQAAMGGTQ
- the rpmD gene encoding 50S ribosomal protein L30, whose amino-acid sequence is MKIKLVRSVIGRPGNQVKTVQALGLRKIGDSREVSDTPAVRGMVKTVKHLLEVQE
- the sufC gene encoding Fe-S cluster assembly ATPase SufC, with product MTQPHQIEIRNLHATVGDKEILKGINLVVPRGELHAIMGPNGNGKSTLAKVIVGDPEYTVTEGEVLVDGQNILEMEPDERARLGVFLAFQYPVEIPGVTIANFLRLAMQARKGEGEEVSFTEFYGKLKKALDVLEWDESIVERYLNEGMSGGEKKRNEILQMLMLEPNYIIMDETDSGLDVDALKIVAKGVNSMRGENLGGLIITHYQRLLDYIVPDQVHIIVNGRVVESGGPELAKKLDAEGYDWVKELATA
- the rplR gene encoding 50S ribosomal protein L18 encodes the protein MATATTIRRKLRTRRKVRTTTVASGRPRLSVYRSSKHIYAQIIDDSQGQTLAAASSAALKSGNKTDTAAAVGKALAQAAQEKGIKQVVFDRGSYKYHGRVKALADAAREGGLDF